The Aspergillus oryzae RIB40 DNA, chromosome 5 genome segment GCATAATGCGCACTGCAAACCCGTCACAGTCTTCCATACGGCCGCACCTgagttcttcgatctcccTGACTCAGCCTACCAAAGCATCGTCGTCGACGGCACAAACAATTTCATCAACGCTGCAGTCGATGTCGGTACAGTCCATTGCCTGGCAACAAGGGTTTTCTCACCTGCTCGCTCCGCCCATGCTTTACGATTGGCAAGCGTTTTATCGACGGTCTAGGTAGAATAGTTGCCTCTGCACAAGGCGGATGGGCAAAGTACCAGCTTGGAAACAGCAAGAATCTGTACGACTTTGTCTATGTGGGTAATGTAGCCGATGCGCACGTCCTGGCGGCGCAGCCCCTCCAAGCAATCCTGACTCACGTGTCGACGGCGAGGTCTTCTATCTCACTAACGGCAGGCCCTGGCTTTTCTGGGACTTTCAACGCGAGGTCTCAGCACAGACAGGGAACCCAATCCGGCAGAGGACATTATCGTTGTACCGAAGTGCTCGCCTTGACTATTGGGCTTTTAATAGGGTATCTAGTATGGGCTGTCTCGCTAGAGTCGAGGCCTCCTACTATGACCAGGGATGGAAACCACTAGTAGTACTATCACACGTACTATTAGTGGTGATAAAGCAATGAGGGTGCTTGGTTATCAACCCAGGGTTAGTGTACAGGAGAGCATTGAGAGGGGTGTGAAGTGGATTCTGGAACACCAGAAAGATGGTCTGATACGACGGACTAGTTTGATATACGCTCTTTACTACTTTCGTGAAGTTCCATTCCCATCGGGCTCTGTGGTTGTCGCGCAGATTATCAACATCTataattattttattctacTTCATACTGTAATCTGTCTCATGGGATGGTAGTATTTCCTCGTCAGTCTTGGAAGTCCACGGAGCTTTCTGTAGGAGTAACAATCTCAATACCTTTGATTTTACATTAATGGTCCATGACCTATCTCTAATTAACGGGCATATGTCTTTGGACACAGTGGAAGAGTTGTCCTTATAAAGAGACCTTGCTGACATAATACATAGGCCGTGCGAAAAAATACACGTAACAATCGTGACCTGATTTATTGGGCTCGTAGCAGGGGAAGCGGTAGTGAGATGAATATGCCGTAACTTAAGGGAGCTGTAGGACTATCCCAAAACAACCGGCAAGCCCGGGCCCTTTCAGAACAACCTTGACCTGAcgccaaaagaaaatgtagTCCCGAGGCACCTGCTTCGATTCATGTTAGGATAATTgatcaagaaggaagttGATAGAGATGGAATGTGGCCAAGGAAATATCCAATCTCTCGTACGGGGTGACAGTAGCTTCTCCAATAGTAAGAACCTATTCATATTTGATCAAGGGGGCTTACCTAGCCATCAGATGCGTGTACAAATAGTAATAACGATAACAAATATATCAAACTGGGTTGTATGGCATTGCCTCAATCAATAGGTGACATGCTAAGGTTTATTCTGAAATACTTATTGTCAGGTAAACTAGTCGACCAAGTTGCTAGCAGGGTTCTGTAGAGATTGAAATTGCAGCACTATTATGTCCATTTTGCCCAAAAGAAATATGAAACTATGAGATGACAGCGACCTACAGAATGAACTACACACTCGCATTGGTCCTGTTACCCGGTTGAGAGACCTCCTGCGATATCCGAATATCAGACAGAGCACAGGTGACGTTTCCTCTGCTTTGGAGGATCGGCACTGTCTATGGTCAGTAACACAGATGATCTGGTCGAGGAAATGAACACTATACCCATTGAAATGCAAATCGACTAACAAATCCCCCCTAGAGTTGAAGATGGGATTCTTCATCAGATAGCTGCCCTTtccggggaggaagagtcGTTGCTGATCAGCCAAGCCATATAGGAGGTAGTTTCCAACCCCTGAGAGTGCGCTTTCCATGCCACCCTGGACCCTGTTCTTGAAAGTTTCTGCGATctgttgtggtggtgggctCCATGACATGTTTCCAGATGAGTTTTGGGAGACGTTCACCTTGTCAGACCCTTGGACGATTTTGAATTGCAGCCCACCGTCTTCAACCGATGCCATGGCGATGGACATGGACCAGCTGATTCCGAATGTCATCTCCGTCCTGTTGACTCATTGTCAATAATTAACTTAAATGTTTCTTTATCGTTGAATTGTGACGAATCTAACACCCACCATGTACTGAACTTCCGCGTAGAATGATCTGCTCGGAAAACAAAGGTAGTGCTGCCACTCAAGTCTACTACCTGTCCACCAGGACGGAACCCGAGACTAGCGGTGGTGTTTTTCGCTGTCAGAGACATGTGTTAATCAATttccaatcatcattgaGAGTAGGGGAGATGTACTGTCTTCCTGCAATTTCATGGTGTCACGGCTATCATTAGGATTCGCGACTTGAATTTCGCTATGACGCGATGGGCCAATCAGCCACCAAGTGTTTGGCTTCCACCATTGAGGCGAAAACTGGTACTGGCTATCTTCAGCAGCGTCGTCTCCGGTGTGGTACTCGATTCTGGACCGGAAAGGATGGTCCGGGTCATTGCTATCATCCCAATAACACATGGGTGTGTCGGGATAAGGAACCATGTCAATGACTAATTTTCGCATCAGGCCTTGCATCCAAGGCCAAAACAAATCACAGTTCATGACGAAGGTACCCTCGCGATCACCATTATCAACCCAAGGACCAGTGTACTCAATAGCCCCACCGGCCGGGGGAGAGTCGAAGTTGCACATCATCAGATACGAGAGAGCGTTGAACTCTATGTTATCCTTTGGGGCCTGAGAACCATCGGAGCCTTTCCAGGGATAGCAGTAGTAGTCAATGCTAGTCGGAGGAAACGTGGGCGCGTATTCATTCACTGCTAGAGATGCTGGATGAGTACTGCGAAGTGGGCAGGGATACAGCAAGAACCTTAcgctcgtcatcttcctggcGTTCTGCAGAATAGCCCAGAAtgtttttgcctttttccttcATTACATTTAGCCAGCGCTGGATAAAACTGTCAAATGTGGCACGGGCCTCAGGAGTCAGATTCCTGAATGCATCATTCTTGTCTCCAAATTCACTAAGGTCGGGCTCCCATTTTGTTGTCGCTGTTCAGCAAGGAGGTTAACCCAGTTCTAGGAGAATACCAAGTGGGGTTCACACTCACACGATGCATCAATAAACAACGCAGCCAGGGTGAAGTTGGAATTAGGCAGTCCCGCACGTTCTTTGAACTCTTGGTACTCCTTCGAATCTTTGGTGACCTCCTTTCGAGCTGTCTACTGGGTGAGCGATGACATTCAGTAGAGAAGCTGCAGGTAGCCCCTACCAATCGTTACCGAGAAAGCAAATATCCagttcttgatatcccaaTTGATTTTGCTGTCATCATCAGGGTCATCAGTCAGGTAAAGAAGCACCTCACCCTCAGTCATGCGCAGCTGAAAGTATAACATGGGATCTTCCGTAGTAACCTGTAAGCTGACGGTGGGCCGTCCGACCTTGAATTTGAGGAAGTCTCCTCCCCTGACAGTATAAGAAAAATACTTCAAGGGgttatcttcatcgtcctccCGCTGGGCCGCGTCCCACATTGCACTGAAACCATTGTTGATTATCTTCTGCGACAGGAAGATAGCCTGGGCATAGGGATTGGGGTTCGTCTTATCAATGAAATTGTCGCCTGTAGTCGCCATGGGGAAAAGTATGTTTCTCTAGTGTCAATGGAGCTGTGTTTGTGTTTGCTTAGATGGCGGGAGTGGATTTATTTATGTTGGCCACCGAGCACCTCTCTATACACCAAAAGCACAATCTCCTCACTTCAATCGATAATTTGGTTACTTGAATGATACATGAGAAATGGA includes the following:
- a CDS encoding uncharacterized protein (predicted protein), which translates into the protein MASVEDGGLQFKIVQGSDKVNVSQNSSGNMSWSPPPQQIAETFKNRVQGGMESALSGVGNYLLYGLADQQRLFLPGKGSYLMKNPIFNSRGDFADPPKQRKRHLCSV
- a CDS encoding uncharacterized protein (predicted protein) codes for the protein MATTGDNFIDKTNPNPYAQAIFLSQKIINNGFSAMWDAAQREDDEDNPLKYFSYTVRGGDFLKFKVGRPTVSLQVTTEDPMLYFQLRMTEGEVLLYLTDDPDDDSKINWDIKNWIFAFSVTIARKEVTKDSKEYQEFKERAGLPNSNFTLAALFIDASSTTKWEPDLSEFGDKNDAFRNLTPEARATFDSFIQRWLNVMKEKGKNILGYSAERQEDDERSDGSQAPKDNIEFNALSYLMMCNFDSPPAGGAIEYTGPWVDNGDREGTFVMNCDLFWPWMQGLMRKLVIDMVPYPDTPMCYWDDSNDPDHPFRSRIEYHTGDDAAEDSQYQFSPQWWKPNTWWLIGPSRHSEIQVANPNDSRDTMKLQEDISGSVLVDR